A portion of the Pectobacterium brasiliense genome contains these proteins:
- the fliS gene encoding flagellar export chaperone FliS gives MYNMKGSQAYAQVGLESSVMSASPHQLIVMLFDGARSAMVRARILMEQGDIQGKGMALSKAINIINNGLKTGLDMEGGGELVENLSALYDYMSQRLLIANLHNDAKAIEEVEALLENIADAWRQIGPNYKPEQEVR, from the coding sequence ATGTACAACATGAAAGGCAGCCAAGCCTATGCTCAAGTAGGCCTCGAAAGCAGTGTGATGAGCGCAAGCCCTCACCAGCTTATCGTCATGCTGTTTGATGGCGCGCGCAGTGCGATGGTGCGCGCGCGCATCCTCATGGAGCAAGGCGACATCCAGGGTAAAGGTATGGCGTTATCTAAAGCAATCAACATTATCAATAACGGACTAAAAACCGGATTGGATATGGAAGGAGGGGGCGAACTTGTTGAAAACCTGTCTGCCCTTTACGACTACATGTCTCAACGTTTGTTGATTGCCAATTTACATAACGATGCAAAAGCGATAGAGGAAGTCGAAGCATTGTTGGAAAATATCGCTGATGCCTGGCGGCAAATCGGCCCTAATTACAAACCAGAGCAGGAAGTACGCTAA
- the fliT gene encoding flagella biosynthesis regulatory protein FliT — protein sequence MASPHRLLKDYQQLLSLSQKILHLAVSGQWDTLVEQEIVYVQSVEGLVNTPIPDEIDSVMRLHLRQILQEVMDNEAKVKQLLQKRMDELSSLMGQSLKQKSINTTYSEFAGQRLLPGEPAPGEPSS from the coding sequence ATGGCCTCCCCCCATCGGCTTCTAAAAGATTACCAACAGCTTTTGTCTCTGAGTCAAAAAATTCTTCATTTGGCCGTCAGCGGCCAGTGGGATACGTTGGTTGAGCAAGAGATTGTTTATGTTCAGTCTGTTGAAGGCTTGGTTAACACGCCAATTCCTGACGAAATTGACAGCGTGATGCGTTTGCATCTGCGACAAATTTTGCAGGAAGTGATGGATAATGAAGCGAAAGTAAAACAACTTCTGCAGAAGCGGATGGACGAGTTAAGTTCGTTAATGGGGCAATCACTGAAGCAAAAGTCAATTAATACGACTTATAGCGAATTTGCAGGGCAGCGACTGCTACCAGGTGAACCCGCTCCAGGTGAACCAAGCTCATAA
- the fliE gene encoding flagellar hook-basal body complex protein FliE, translated as MSVQGIDGVLQQMQVKALQAADTPIARPSVEPGFASELKAAIDKISDTQQTARTQAEKFTLGVPGVALNDVMVDLQKSSISMQMGIQVRNKLVSAYQEVMNMSV; from the coding sequence ATGTCAGTTCAAGGTATAGATGGTGTTTTACAGCAAATGCAGGTCAAAGCTCTGCAGGCTGCTGATACGCCAATAGCCAGACCATCGGTAGAACCTGGTTTTGCCAGTGAGCTGAAGGCCGCGATCGATAAGATCAGCGACACGCAGCAGACGGCTCGTACGCAGGCTGAAAAATTTACCTTGGGTGTGCCAGGCGTAGCATTGAATGATGTGATGGTGGATTTGCAGAAATCATCCATTTCAATGCAGATGGGCATTCAGGTGCGTAATAAACTGGTATCTGCGTATCAGGAAGTGATGAATATGTCTGTTTGA
- the fliF gene encoding flagellar basal-body MS-ring/collar protein FliF has protein sequence MNASLTGSATGKNSFGEILNRLRANPKIPLLIAAAATIAIVVALTLWAKGPDYRVLYSNINDRDGGAIVGELTKLNIPYRFAENGGAIMIPAANVYETRLRLAQLGLPKGGAVGFELLDQEKFGISQFSEQINYQRALEGELSRTIETLGPVQNARVHLAIPKPSLFVREQKAPSSSVTLTLQPGRALDEGQINSIVYMVSSSVAGLPPDNVTVVDQTGRLLTQAGGSGRDLNAAQLKYSNEVEAMYQRRIESIIAPMVGMGNVHAQVTAQIDFSAREQTDEQYQPNQPPDKAAVRSQQTSQSEQRGGPNVGGVPGALTNQPAPAPTAPIATQPNNANANANNQAGQQNQNNAAGAQANAANANTVIQTSNVRNDATTNYEVDKTILHTKHSTGGVKRLSAAVIVNYQPPGEDGKPVALTEEQIKQIETVAREAMGFSAERGDTLNVVNTPFMDSTDGSGELPFWQKQAFFDLLMEAGRWLLVLIVAWILWRKLVRPQLQRKTQQQEAALAAAALSQGADSDVMVNLSSSEVEQQRKSQQRVNAEMQSNRIREMAENDPRVVALVIRQWMSTEL, from the coding sequence ATGAACGCCTCATTAACCGGCTCCGCTACCGGTAAAAATAGCTTTGGCGAAATACTCAACCGGTTACGCGCCAATCCGAAAATTCCGCTATTGATCGCAGCCGCTGCGACCATTGCGATCGTCGTTGCGTTGACGCTATGGGCCAAAGGCCCAGACTATCGAGTGCTTTATAGCAATATAAATGACCGTGACGGTGGTGCGATTGTCGGTGAATTAACGAAGCTGAATATCCCCTATCGCTTTGCGGAAAATGGCGGGGCGATCATGATTCCTGCCGCAAATGTCTATGAGACCCGACTCCGACTTGCCCAATTGGGGCTGCCAAAAGGCGGCGCAGTTGGCTTTGAATTGCTCGACCAGGAAAAATTTGGCATCAGCCAATTCAGTGAGCAAATTAACTATCAGCGTGCACTGGAAGGTGAGCTGTCCAGAACGATAGAAACACTCGGCCCCGTTCAGAATGCGCGAGTTCACCTTGCTATACCGAAGCCTTCACTGTTCGTTCGTGAACAAAAAGCCCCCTCTTCGTCCGTCACCCTGACATTACAGCCGGGTCGTGCATTAGATGAAGGGCAAATCAATTCCATCGTTTATATGGTTTCCAGCAGTGTTGCTGGCCTGCCACCAGATAATGTTACGGTCGTCGATCAGACCGGACGCCTGTTAACCCAGGCTGGCGGCAGCGGCCGCGACCTGAATGCAGCGCAACTGAAATACAGCAACGAAGTCGAGGCGATGTACCAACGCCGCATAGAGTCAATTATCGCGCCAATGGTTGGCATGGGTAACGTACATGCCCAGGTCACCGCACAAATCGATTTTTCTGCTCGTGAACAAACTGATGAGCAATATCAACCCAACCAACCGCCAGATAAAGCGGCAGTTCGCTCTCAGCAAACCAGCCAGAGTGAGCAAAGAGGAGGCCCTAACGTCGGTGGCGTTCCTGGTGCATTAACCAATCAGCCCGCACCAGCTCCTACAGCGCCTATCGCAACGCAGCCAAATAATGCCAACGCCAATGCGAACAATCAGGCTGGCCAGCAGAACCAAAACAATGCGGCAGGTGCGCAAGCTAATGCGGCAAATGCGAATACCGTTATTCAAACATCAAATGTTCGCAATGATGCAACAACCAACTATGAAGTCGACAAGACGATTTTACATACCAAACACAGCACGGGTGGTGTGAAGCGCTTGTCTGCGGCCGTTATTGTTAACTACCAGCCTCCTGGTGAGGATGGCAAACCGGTTGCACTGACGGAAGAGCAGATCAAACAGATTGAAACGGTAGCACGCGAAGCAATGGGCTTCTCTGCTGAACGCGGCGATACATTAAATGTCGTTAATACGCCATTTATGGACAGCACCGACGGTTCTGGCGAACTCCCGTTCTGGCAAAAACAGGCATTCTTCGATCTCCTGATGGAAGCTGGCCGTTGGCTGCTAGTTCTGATCGTTGCCTGGATTCTGTGGCGTAAGCTGGTTCGTCCGCAATTGCAAAGAAAAACACAACAACAAGAAGCGGCACTGGCGGCGGCTGCCCTGTCTCAAGGTGCAGACAGCGATGTTATGGTCAACCTGAGTAGCTCGGAAGTTGAACAGCAGCGGAAATCGCAGCAACGCGTCAATGCAGAAATGCAAAGTAATCGCATACGTGAAATGGCAGAGAACGATCCACGCGTTGTCGCTCTGGTAATTCGTCAATGGATGAGTACTGAACTATGA
- the fliG gene encoding flagellar motor switch protein FliG has translation MTLTGTEKSAILLMTIGEDRAAEVFTHLSTKEVQHLSSAMANMRQVSQQQLLEILREFEADSEQYAALSVNAGDYLRSVLVKALGEERASSLLEDILESRDSTSGMETLNFMEPQIAADLIRDEHPQIIATILVHLKRAQAADILALFDERLRHDVMLRIATFGGVQPSALAELTDVLNGLLDGQNLKRSKMGGVRTAAEIINLMKTQQEEAVIDAVREFDGELAQKIIDEMFLFENLVDVDDRSIQRLLQEVESESLLLALKGAEEPLREKFLRNMSQRAAEILRDDLATRGPVRMSQVENEQKAILLIVRRLADSGEMIIGGGEDAYV, from the coding sequence ATGACCCTGACAGGAACAGAAAAAAGCGCCATCTTATTGATGACCATTGGTGAAGACCGTGCGGCAGAAGTGTTTACTCATCTTTCGACTAAAGAAGTACAGCACCTTAGTTCTGCAATGGCGAACATGCGACAGGTCTCACAACAGCAGTTGCTCGAAATCCTGAGAGAATTTGAGGCTGATTCAGAGCAATATGCCGCGCTCAGTGTGAATGCAGGTGACTACCTTCGCTCAGTGCTTGTCAAAGCACTTGGTGAAGAGCGAGCGTCTAGCCTGTTGGAAGATATTCTGGAAAGCCGCGACTCTACGAGTGGAATGGAAACACTCAACTTCATGGAACCGCAGATTGCCGCAGACCTTATTCGCGACGAACATCCGCAGATTATCGCAACTATCCTGGTACACCTGAAGCGTGCTCAGGCTGCCGATATCTTAGCCCTGTTTGACGAACGTCTTCGTCATGACGTTATGCTACGTATCGCGACCTTCGGCGGCGTTCAACCTTCCGCACTGGCAGAATTGACAGATGTTCTGAATGGCTTGTTGGATGGCCAGAATCTCAAACGCAGCAAAATGGGTGGTGTTCGTACTGCAGCTGAGATTATCAACCTGATGAAAACCCAGCAGGAAGAAGCGGTTATCGATGCAGTACGCGAATTCGATGGCGAGCTGGCGCAAAAAATCATCGACGAAATGTTCTTGTTCGAAAACTTGGTGGACGTGGACGACCGCAGCATCCAGCGCCTTCTACAAGAAGTCGAGTCCGAGTCTCTGCTGTTGGCATTGAAAGGTGCCGAAGAGCCATTACGCGAGAAATTCCTGCGCAATATGTCTCAGCGTGCTGCGGAAATTCTTCGCGACGACCTTGCAACTCGTGGTCCAGTGCGTATGTCGCAGGTCGAAAACGAACAGAAAGCTATTCTGCTTATCGTCCGTCGACTGGCAGACAGCGGCGAGATGATTATCGGTGGCGGCGAGGATGCTTATGTCTAA
- the fliH gene encoding flagellar assembly protein FliH: protein MSNAPKNLAWQPWKLNDLAAPAVAKPVPAYQVNDEPELPDMERFSEENALSAAEDELASLRESTMQQARETGFAQGHQQGYDAGYQEGLAKGQQQGLQNALQQQQPIIEQMQQMVTEFQQSLDTLDSVIPARLMQLALTAAKQILGQPPVCDGNALLGQIQQLIQQEPMFSGKTQLRVHPSDLERVEQYLGPTLSLHGWRLLADSQLHPGGCKVSAEEGDLDASLATRWHELCRLAAPGEL, encoded by the coding sequence ATGTCTAACGCCCCCAAAAACCTGGCTTGGCAGCCCTGGAAACTCAACGACCTGGCTGCCCCCGCTGTTGCAAAGCCTGTTCCAGCCTATCAGGTCAATGATGAACCTGAATTGCCGGACATGGAGCGTTTCTCTGAAGAAAACGCCCTTTCTGCTGCAGAGGACGAACTCGCATCTCTGCGTGAAAGCACAATGCAACAGGCACGAGAAACGGGTTTTGCGCAAGGTCATCAACAAGGCTATGACGCCGGTTATCAGGAAGGCTTAGCCAAGGGACAACAGCAGGGTTTGCAGAACGCCTTACAGCAGCAACAGCCGATCATCGAACAGATGCAGCAAATGGTCACTGAATTTCAACAATCGCTGGATACGCTCGACAGTGTAATTCCTGCACGTCTGATGCAACTGGCTTTGACCGCCGCTAAGCAGATTCTGGGACAGCCTCCGGTATGCGATGGCAATGCACTGCTCGGCCAGATACAGCAATTGATTCAACAAGAACCTATGTTTTCAGGTAAAACGCAGTTGCGCGTCCACCCTTCAGATCTGGAACGTGTTGAACAATATTTGGGCCCAACTCTCAGTCTTCATGGCTGGAGATTACTTGCCGATAGCCAACTTCACCCTGGTGGCTGTAAGGTCAGCGCAGAAGAAGGCGATCTGGATGCCAGTCTGGCGACACGCTGGCATGAGCTTTGCCGTTTAGCCGCACCGGGAGAGCTATAA